gtgctgctgtggcctTCGGCGGCCGAGGCGCAGTGCCGGCGCTCGGCGCACGTTGGATTCGGGCTGAGGAGCGGCACTGGCgcgggcaggctggcagagggctcCCTCTCGTGTGCTGAGCGCCTTGCTGCCGCAGCTCCCCTCCGCAGGGGCACTGGAAGCCAgagggagcagggctgagctggcgGCCGATTTCTCTCGTCccgctgcagcacagctgctgctccgcCTGCCCGGGGTTGCGAGGGAGGAGATGGGCTGCGGGGGGGTTCCTCGCTCCAGGCACAGGAAGCCATCAGCAGTCAGGTCCAGGTCAGGGGTCCCCAGGCGCTCCCTGCTCAGTCTGCTGCTTTACAAGCAGGACACGTCCCTCTCGCAGCTCACTGCGGCTGAAAACTCCTGGACAAGCCCATGAGGTCCTCTGGTGGAGGAAAAGGCAGGGAAATGGGGTCCTGCCTGATGTCTGCTGTTTGCCTTTTGCTGTCCTGCTGGAATTCTGCTAGTTCACAGGCaatgctgctccagctgggcCAAGAGAGCAGAACTCCTCCTCAAACCCAAGGAACTGAGTACTAAAATTCTAAGAAATGAGACAAACTCCAGCTCTTGAGTACTTTCAACTTATTTATTACAGAATTTCACTGCAAATAGTTGTATAATGCTGAATGTTAAGGAGCAGACCCATTGCATAGGAACATCAGAATTGAGTCTCAGCCCAGAGGCCCCCGGCCACTGCACTGCTTTCTTTTCACACAGCAACTTTAAAGGGCCAAGATGCAATCTTTGTGCTTTTGAAAGGAGAAACTTAAAGCAGCATAGGAGAAATGTCAACACAGCAACAGCTGCAGATGTCAGCACTCTGGGCAGACGATGGCAGCAGAGGTTTTGGTAGAGAGCATGTTTATGGTTTGGACAACTCCTATCACTTTTCATTTTCAACCTGAGAAATAGGGAAAAGTGTAAACAGGGATTAAGAAACCACAGGTATTAAGTCACTTAACAGTATTTAAACTAGACATAGTTTTGTGCTTCTGCCACAGATTTaaacccttcttttttttccttcaaaataaGACACGCCTGAAACTGAGTGGCCCAGGAGTGAAAGGCAAGGGGCTGAGCACAAATGTGGCTGGGCTTTGTGGCAGGGTCTTTAGCTTCAGTACCTAACCAACCATTCCAGCAGTTGAAGTGAGCCTTTCCCTGAGAGCTGCTCACTCTGCAATGTTGCAAGGTTCATTTTTTGTAGGAACACATTGCATCatcaggcagctctgccagtgcTTCCTTGGCATTCAGCTACCTCCAGGGCAGACTTGTTAGTCTGCCGTGAAGATGCTGTCACTGTGCAGAACAGCTTCAGTTCCTTTCAAGGTTAGCAAAGCAGATTTTATCACAGCATTAGCCCTTATAGACACTGTGTGAAATGCCATTTGAAAACAAGAGCCACAAATGCTCTGTGCTAGTCTCTAACAGTTAGTATGTAAGCTCTGATGCCTTCTTCTTGTAGCCTCCCTGCTCGGGAAGTGCTGGTGCTCTGAAAAGGAAGCTTCGGTCACACGCTGTCAGAACAAGCTCCAGCTCCTGGAAATCCTGCAGCCTTGCCACGTCCTTGTCCTTGAAATAAACACAAGTTGTTAGGTGATaacccagctcctcagctctgcaaaGGTGAGTTCAGACAGGCTCACTCTGACACGGGTGTGCCCTACCCATAAAGGTAACAGTTCCTTACAGCACGCTGGCAAGCaggtgccctgctgctccttgtgcctgctctgggctcctgcttgGCTGCTCACCCCAGCCTGTTTCCTGAGGCAATGCCACACTGATAGCCAGTGCACATGCTTAGTGGAATTACACTCGGGAAGAGCTACTGCATGTCCCACcggcttctccttttcttcctcttggtGATTCTTAGAAGCTAATGAATTGATTCCTCCATCTACCCACAAAGACTCGGTGAGTAGCAGCCCACCAGCATCAAGCTGGATTTGGAAAGGCCTTCAAAGAACAGTGGAAGACACTCTCCCACCTTACAGCTTGAGCTCTGGCCCTTTTGCATCAGTTTAAGGAACAGTAAATGTCCCACAGTCCTAACCAGAGAGCCCAAGGTCATTAGAGCTGGAAATAAAAGCACCCCTCTCAACAACCACCTAAGCTGGCAAATGACAGAACTGCTGCAGTCTCCTTTCACTTCTTGACTCACAAAGTCATCCTCTAGCCATTGCAGATGGGATGCAGTGAGGTCTGTTAATCTCACCCTAATGAGATCAGCTCCGTGGCTGATGCCTGCAACACTCCAAAGGGATCCGAGTGTGACAAAGGTCAGAGATGAAGCAGTGCCACAGGTCAGCAGGTCTGGTCTCTGCTGCACAGGTCAAGGCCACTGAGTCCTGCACTCACAATGGTTTTGAAAGCCCTGTCTGTGTTTTGACAGGACTGCACACTCCTCAGTGGATGTGCAGAGCTCCCTGAGGACTGCAGGCCTGTGATGTACTGCGCCCAGTtcaggagctgtggagagctcaAATATTGACTGGCTCAACACCAGATGTTATGAAATGATCAAGAAATTTGAGGCTAAAAAAACCAAATTAAAGAACTGCTAAGTGCTGGAAGCTGAAATGAGGCATTTTTGGCTGGAggctttggttgtttttttctaacATGGCCCTGTGCAGGTGGCCAACGAATGGTTCATCTTTGACGGCAACCTAAACCTCTTTTGTGTAAGTTCACTTGGCAAGGGAGAGTCCTTACCTTCCTCAGCAGCGTATTGGGTAACTTCCTGACCTTCTGCACATGCTCCGGGTTGAtgcccagctcacagcagctcaCTCGGAGCAGCTCCTTGTAGGTTAGCTCTTGCCTGTCCAGTTCAATTTCAATGAAGTCATTTTCTCTAAGATTGGGGTTTTGTATTCTGACCTTTAGCACCAGTTCTGTTAGAAGTAAAAAAGTATATTAACAGGCAGATGTATAAACGACTTGACAAAGAAATCGCTCTGCTAACTTCCAAACACTGCTGTGTTCCATGGACCTTATCTGCATCAGTTGTACCAATGCAGGAACCCGAACCTGTACAAGCACAGTTTGGCTTCCACCAGCCTACATGCAAACACCATCACAAACCTAatctttgtgtgtgtgaggtGCAAGCCTTTTTGCAAGTGCTCCTCTCGCTGGATTGAAGCTGCCTTCAAAGCAGATGATACTGGTTATCTGTGTCCTGAGCAACCCAAGGTGGCTTTCACTGGTTCAGTGATTCTTTAGGCCATCAGTTAACTTCCCATTGCTAATTCATGGCATGACAACATCTTTTATTTCCAGGATGATATTTGTGGAATCATATCATGGTAGGCCTAAGCAGGCCGAAGTAGGCTTATacctgtcctggcttgcccagacatgttcttctgctctcctccttcagttttgggaagaagaaactgcgggaaacaggacaaagaacctggagccactgagtctaaggactctagCCTGCCTggacttgtttacatcctgtggtaaacaaggtacacccacttagcttgtgcctgccttgtgcaaggcctatgcttttcccaaatttgggtaaagcctatggcttcacctaatcacagaatcaagcaggttggaagagacctccaagctcatccagcccaacctatcgcccagccctggccaatcaaccagactatggcactaagtgcctcatgcagtcttggcttcaacacctccaggaacagcgactcctccacctccctgggcagggcagcccattccaatgccagtcattctctctgtcaagaacttcctcctaacatccagcctgagcctgccctggcacaacttgaggctgtgtccccttgttctgttgctgattgcctgggagaagagaccaaccccacctggctacaacctctcttcaggtagttatagacagcaatgaggtctaatatggtcaagcttggctaactgccattctgactggctattctgccattgtattcatgcttgGTGCTTGCTACTGCCTGCCACCATTGCTCTCTACCTCTGGTGGTGactctgccattgccttctgcctttgctAAACTATAAGTTAGctctcctgaactgcctggaaactccattgCTTCAAGTTTGCCAGGAAGAGTCTTTAAATGCCTTCACGCGATCAGCCTGcttagccagcgtgacatcatgctgagactgcacgctGCAAGACCTCTTGCCTGCATCTGCCACGacgggaagtcctggagatacacagatcgtccagagaAACCAGGATAAAGCCAGAGACTGTCTCcttttcccagcactctgtgaagcctgggaagaaccagaagcctcagtggctgacaagaccaacagaattccctgaaagtgtttgggcgctgtctgaagctgtagccagcCTTGCGAGTTGGGAGGTAATATTtagtgagtaaatacttaaagcctcttgcaattcaccattgccttctgccataggcagagaggAGCTACTTGAGCCCCCCCAGCGGACAGGTGGTGTACTGAccgcaggaaccttctcttccagttcaactcATGTTTACCTacttttgctagttatttctggATCTAGTTATTGGCAGTGTAATATATCCACGGCCATGTGAAGAACCCATTATGATTAACatcagtggtcaggggtggtgagagttctaatatcaaaattaataagcaCTATTAATCTTGGGACTCGCAATCACTTAATTACCCTCCATATCAAATGACAAAATGACAGGCTGCATGGTAATTGACACTCAAGTTCCAGGTTTCCCTCTCTGGGCACAAGGTGGCCCTGCAAGCATGACTGATGCCAACAGCTCACCTCAGGCCCATGCAGTCTGTGCCCTGTGAGGCTCTCTCTGGAGCTCACTGCCTGCCCACCCCTGTTCTTTCACTTGTGCTTGGAGCATGCTGTCTAGAGCACTGGACTGCTCTGGTGTCTGTGTGCTCTTACAGCACCTGAGACCAACAGCAAGTGTTTTCAGCACCATTTTAATCCCCGTTCCAGCAGCATTAGGCTATCTGCCTTGTTACTGCCCTTGTTCCCACAGGAACCTGCAGTGCTCTGAACCCACATAACCCTGACCAGTCTATCCTCACCCTTCATGATGACAAAAGTTCTAAGACAAAGAGAGGAGAGACTTTCACTTTACCTTGCATATTAAGTGGAAAAGTTCCTGTGAAGAACAGCGGCTGGAATGCTGGCACAggccccaggcaggagctgttctcTTGCTGAGGTATGGACTGGGTTGATCCAGCTGGTGAAGGAGGACTTCTCCAAGACACTGAGCCCTGGTAAAGTGGACCTCTCTGGAGGACAGGTTTTGCATGTGGTggtgcagcacagcctctgggcaGCGACGGTGCGTCCccaacagcagctgcctgggcagctgcacTCCCAGGCTGCAGCGCTGCacgtgtgccaggctgcacagcaggcagggaggaggagctggcatCGTAGGGGTCCAAGTGGGAGATGCTCCCATTGACAGCAGGGTCTGGAATGCTGTCACTCATGCTGTTATAAATGTAAGGGAAAGGGGGGTGGGCCAGGTAATTGGGAATGATTGGCAGATCTGGTTCTTTCTTTAGGTCTGGGAGCTCATCACCTTCCActgcaaaacaaacagaacagcCCCTACAGAGCAACCAGAGCAGCCCAACATGGCTTCTGTTGCTGATTCTTCTGGCCACCAGGTAACTTCTCGTGGCTAATACATGGCATCAGAACAGCTCTTATTTCCAGAAAGAAATTCTGAACTGAAACTGTAATTTCAGAtttgcctctctgggcaggcaaAATGCAGATGCAGGCACAGCTGATCACAGAGCAGCTCACCTCAAGAGCTCCTCAGTCTCCAGGACTACACAGCAAttgctgctcctgcactgcagagatttttttttgtatttttttaatctttgttttgttttaaggaGGAGGAAGCACAGAGTTCAAAGCAGGACAGGAGAAAATATGAATCCAGAAGCACTAGGGCTTTGTGCTCAGGTGCTGAAGCAGAGTGAACACAAAAGCAGCCTGACTCTAGTCATTCTGGGGGATGCTGCAgtgttggtggtttggtttaatctgcagccagcaggttgCAACATGGTCTCTGATGGCATAATGCTGTCATCTTCATAATATATAAGGCAGTGAAAAACAAAGGGCAATGTGCTGTTGGATATTAAGGCAGATGACAAAGGGAGAAGAATGCGCAGTACTGGGAGAGCTGGAACATCACCATTTCAACAGCTGGGAGACAATGACAACAAAAGCAGAGAAGGGGTGCAAAGAGGAGGAACAGTTGTGAATCTACTACATTTCGCATGACTTATCACCTCGCAGCAGAGTAGGCTTTGCTGCTGAAACAGCTACAAAGCAAGCTAAAAAGGCTCTGACAGTGTTCTCTAATGAGctgtttctccaggctgctaATTTTCCATTTATCCAGCACTCTGCCTAAGCTCCACAGATCCTCAGGAAAACTGGAGCCGTTCAGATGAAGGCTTTGTACAAATCTAAGTGACTTTCTCCTGTTGCCCTTCTGAAAAGAGGAAGCTGCACCTGtgactgcagctgcagtgacAGTGTCACTGTCACTGCCTCCATCCGGGCCCTTGCAACATTTAGGAAAAGGCTTGGGTAGCTGGGTATGGAATTTGTTGGTATTTCTCTTTCTTAGGCTTTGATTCCTCACTAAGCAAACACCCTAGAAACTCAGCTGCTGTGCAAAGACAGACATGGCAAATAAAGCTTGGCCCCTCCATGCTttaagctgcctgctgctgcagcgggGCAGTCGTggggcacagccagcaggtTTCACTTACCTCCCAGCATCCTCCTGATCTCGCTCTTGGACGTCAGATGGGCTGgcctctctcccttcttggTGAGGATCTCCCTGTCAGCACCGGCGTGCAGCAGGTGAGCCACCACTGCAGCGTGGTTCCGTTTGCATGCCCAGTGCAGGCAGGTCCTGCACATGGGAGATGGGAACACCCTTTGGAATCCTAAATTGCAACAGACTGATTTCCGCCCATCCTTGCTGCctgagagaaaaacaaagcctTGTGCATGTCTAACATCAAAGAGGTTTTAACTGCAGTGTCCTCTGGAACCTGGCAGCGGGCTTGGAGTCCACGCtggcacctgctgctgcagtctgcCCTGGCTCTAGTGCTCCTGCCACCAAGTTACCCCGGCAGCGTCTGTAAAGGTCAGCATCTCTTCAGCTTGACATCACTTGTCCAACCCTTCTGGGAAAATACATACAGAAAGAAGGCTTTTGTGTGGTATTTTAAGCTTTGAAAGAGTGAGTTGCAGTTAAAGCACTTGTCTGTGTACACTCTTTGgtcactgctgccagcatgggGCCTTGCCCTGTTTGCAAAGTATCTCTGAAACACAGAGTGCAGTTTCTAAGCACAGACTGATTTCTGTGAGTCGGCTCTCTTGTGTTTTTACAAGCTCCAGTCTTTgaacctcaagctgcaactgtcCCATGCTTCTGAAAGCCAACAGTTGAGAAGCTGAGCTCTGTGCCTGGTAGCTCTCCTCCTGGTTTTAATTACAACTTCAAGAGTAGAATTTAGGGAGCCTTGGAAGATGCCTGAGCACTCCCTGTACGTCCTGCTCCAGGCACACTGTGTGCTCACCTATGGACCTGTGcaagtgcccagcacagagggatctcaggtttgctgctggcagATGCTATCAGCATGAGATGGCAAACCCGACGTGTTTCTTATCCCCCTGAAACTGCCTGCAATTCCCCGCTTCAAAGGCAAACTCGGCTTCAGCCCCGACTGAAGAGTCGCTGAAAGGCACTTAGACACGAACGCGCGGTCCCGGGCTGCCACCAGACCCGTGAAATAGACCTCAAAACAGCCTGTCGCCC
This is a stretch of genomic DNA from Pogoniulus pusillus isolate bPogPus1 chromosome 11, bPogPus1.pri, whole genome shotgun sequence. It encodes these proteins:
- the ANKRD40 gene encoding ankyrin repeat domain-containing protein 40, producing MRAGSGPGAAAGCGEMAAAAAERERQERLREAAALGDAEEVRRLLELGVSPNSQNEVNGWTCLHWACKRNHAAVVAHLLHAGADREILTKKGERPAHLTSKSEIRRMLGVEGDELPDLKKEPDLPIIPNYLAHPPFPYIYNSMSDSIPDPAVNGSISHLDPYDASSSSLPAVQPGTRAALQPGSAAAQAAAVGDAPSLPRGCAAPPHAKPVLQRGPLYQGSVSWRSPPSPAGSTQSIPQQENSSCLGPVPAFQPLFFTGTFPLNMQELVLKVRIQNPNLRENDFIEIELDRQELTYKELLRVSCCELGINPEHVQKVRKLPNTLLRKDKDVARLQDFQELELVLTACDRSFLFRAPALPEQGGYKKKASELTY